The Streptomyces sp. NBC_01689 genome includes a window with the following:
- a CDS encoding response regulator transcription factor codes for MRVVIAEDSVLLREGLTRLLTDRGHDVVAGVGDGDALIKTITDLAAGGALPDVVVADVRMPPTHTDEGVKAAVQLRKHHPGLGVLVLSQYVEERYATELLAGSSRGVGYLLKDRVAEVREFVDAVVRVAQGGTALDPEVVAQLLGRSRKQDVLAGLTPREREVLGLMAEGRTNSAIARQLVVSDGAVEKHVSNIFLKLGLSPSDGDHRRVLAVLTYLNS; via the coding sequence GTGCGGGTGGTCATCGCCGAGGATTCAGTGCTGCTCAGGGAGGGCCTGACCCGGTTGCTGACCGACCGGGGGCACGACGTCGTGGCCGGTGTCGGCGACGGCGACGCCCTGATCAAGACCATCACCGACCTGGCGGCCGGAGGCGCGCTGCCGGACGTCGTGGTGGCCGACGTACGGATGCCGCCGACCCACACGGACGAGGGCGTCAAGGCGGCCGTGCAGTTGCGCAAGCACCACCCGGGACTCGGTGTGCTCGTGCTGTCGCAGTACGTGGAGGAGCGCTACGCCACCGAACTGCTGGCCGGTTCCAGCCGAGGTGTCGGCTATCTGCTCAAGGACCGGGTCGCCGAGGTGCGCGAGTTCGTGGACGCCGTGGTGCGGGTGGCCCAGGGGGGTACCGCGCTCGACCCCGAGGTGGTCGCGCAGCTGCTGGGGCGCAGCCGCAAGCAGGACGTGCTGGCCGGGCTCACACCGCGCGAGCGGGAGGTGCTGGGGCTGATGGCCGAGGGGCGGACCAACTCGGCGATCGCGCGGCAGCTGGTGGTGAGCGACGGAGCGGTGGAGAAGCACGTCAGCAACATCTTCCTGAAGCTCGGGCTGTCCCCGAGCGACGGGGATCACCGGCGTGTTCTGGCGGTTCTGACCTACCTCAACTCCTGA
- a CDS encoding 2-oxoacid:acceptor oxidoreductase subunit alpha, whose translation MTSQVSSPAEQADETVVGEQRNPAGAKDVRRLDRVIIRFAGDSGDGMQLTGDRFTSETASFGNDLSTLPNFPAEIRAPAGTLPGVSSFQLHFADHDILTPGDAPNVLVAMNPAALKANIADVPRGAEIIVNTDEFTKRAMSKVGYATNPLEDGSLDGYSVHPVPLTTMTVEALKEFELSRKEAERSKNMFALGLLSWMYHRPTEGTEKFLRTKFAKKPDIAAANLAAFRAGWNFGETTEDFAVSYEVAPAERTFPTGTYRNISGNLALSYGLIAASEQADLPLYLGSYPITPASDILHELSRHKNFGVRTFQAEDEIAGIGAALGAAFGGSLAVTTTSGPGVALKSETIGLAVSLELPLLVVDIQRGGPSTGLPTKTEQADLLQAMYGRNGEAPVPVVAPRTPADCFDTALEAARIALTYRTPVLLLSDGYLANGSEPWRIPDIDELPDLRVRFAQGPNHTLDDGTEVFWPYKRDPGTLARPWAVPGTPGLEHRIGGIEKQDGTGNISYDPANHEFMVRTRQAKIDGIDVPDVEVDDPSGEADTLVLGWGSTYGPITAAVRRLRTAGESIAQAHLRHLNPFPHNLGAVLGRYDKVVIPEMNLGQLATLVRARYLVDARSYNQVNGMPFKAEQLAKALKEAIDG comes from the coding sequence GTGACCAGCCAGGTCAGTAGCCCAGCGGAGCAGGCCGACGAAACCGTCGTAGGAGAACAGCGCAACCCGGCGGGGGCGAAGGACGTTCGCCGGCTCGATCGGGTGATCATCCGGTTCGCGGGCGACTCCGGTGACGGAATGCAGCTCACCGGCGACCGTTTCACCTCGGAGACCGCGTCCTTCGGCAACGACCTCTCCACACTGCCGAACTTCCCCGCCGAGATCCGAGCGCCCGCAGGCACCCTGCCGGGCGTTTCCTCGTTCCAGCTGCACTTCGCTGACCACGACATCCTCACCCCGGGCGACGCGCCGAACGTCCTGGTCGCCATGAACCCGGCCGCGCTGAAGGCGAACATCGCCGACGTTCCGCGCGGCGCGGAGATCATCGTCAACACGGACGAGTTCACCAAACGGGCGATGTCGAAGGTCGGTTACGCGACGAACCCTCTGGAGGACGGCTCCCTGGACGGGTACAGCGTCCACCCGGTGCCGCTGACGACGATGACGGTCGAGGCGCTCAAGGAGTTCGAGCTGTCCCGCAAGGAGGCGGAGCGCAGCAAGAACATGTTCGCGCTGGGCCTGCTGTCCTGGATGTACCACCGGCCGACCGAGGGCACCGAGAAGTTCCTGCGGACCAAGTTCGCGAAGAAGCCCGACATCGCGGCGGCCAACCTCGCGGCGTTCCGCGCGGGCTGGAACTTCGGCGAGACGACCGAGGACTTCGCGGTCTCGTACGAGGTCGCCCCGGCCGAGCGCACCTTCCCGACCGGCACCTACCGCAACATCTCCGGGAACCTGGCCCTGTCGTACGGCCTGATCGCCGCCTCCGAGCAGGCGGACCTGCCGCTCTACCTCGGCTCGTACCCGATCACGCCCGCCTCCGACATCCTGCACGAGCTCAGCAGGCACAAGAACTTCGGCGTGCGCACCTTCCAGGCCGAGGACGAGATCGCGGGCATCGGCGCCGCGCTGGGCGCCGCCTTCGGCGGCTCGCTGGCGGTCACGACCACCTCGGGTCCGGGGGTGGCGCTGAAGTCGGAGACGATCGGGCTCGCGGTCTCCCTCGAACTGCCGCTGCTGGTCGTCGACATCCAGCGCGGCGGCCCCTCCACCGGGCTGCCGACCAAGACCGAGCAGGCCGACCTGCTGCAGGCGATGTACGGCCGCAACGGCGAGGCGCCCGTCCCGGTCGTCGCGCCCCGCACCCCGGCCGACTGCTTCGACACCGCGCTGGAGGCGGCGCGCATCGCCCTCACCTACCGCACCCCCGTCCTGCTCCTGTCGGACGGCTACCTGGCCAACGGCTCGGAGCCCTGGCGCATCCCGGACATCGACGAACTCCCTGATCTGCGGGTGCGGTTCGCGCAGGGCCCGAACCACACGCTGGACGACGGCACCGAGGTCTTCTGGCCCTACAAGCGTGACCCCGGGACCCTGGCCCGGCCCTGGGCGGTCCCGGGCACGCCCGGTCTCGAACACCGCATCGGCGGCATCGAGAAGCAGGACGGCACGGGCAACATCTCCTACGATCCCGCCAACCACGAGTTCATGGTGCGCACCCGGCAGGCCAAGATCGACGGCATCGACGTGCCGGACGTGGAGGTCGACGACCCCTCGGGCGAGGCCGACACGCTGGTGCTGGGCTGGGGTTCGACGTACGGGCCCATCACCGCGGCGGTACGGCGGCTGCGGACGGCCGGGGAGTCCATCGCGCAGGCCCACCTGCGCCATCTCAACCCCTTCCCGCACAACCTCGGCGCGGTGCTGGGACGTTACGACAAGGTGGTGATCCCCGAGATGAACCTCGGTCAGCTCGCCACCCTCGTCCGGGCGAGATACCTGGTCGACGCGCGCTCCTACAACCAGGTCAACGGCATGCCGTTCAAGGCCGAACAGCTCGCCAAGGCGCTCAAGGAGGCCATCGATGGCTGA
- a CDS encoding 2-oxoacid:ferredoxin oxidoreductase subunit beta: MAETTTEGADDTIGALSLVPKAGAPQSMKDFKSDQEVRWCPGCGDYAILAAVQGFMPELGLAKENIVFVSGIGCSSRFPYYMNTYGMHSIHGRAPAIATGLASSRRDLSVWVVTGDGDALSIGGNHLIHALRRNVNLKILLFNNRIYGLTKGQYSPTSEVGKITKSTPMGSLDAPFNPVSLAIGAEASFVARTVDSDRKHLTDVLRQAAAHPGTALVEIYQNCNIFNDGAFEVLKDKQQAEEAVIRLEHGQPIRFGTDGAKGVVRDALTGDLRVVAVTPENESRILVHDAHATSPTTAFALSRLADPDTLHHTPIGVLRSVDRPVYDTQMADQLDAAIEQNGKGDLATLLAGGDTWTVVG; this comes from the coding sequence ATGGCTGAGACGACCACGGAAGGCGCGGACGACACGATCGGGGCACTCTCCCTGGTGCCCAAGGCCGGGGCCCCGCAGTCCATGAAGGACTTCAAGTCCGACCAGGAGGTGCGCTGGTGCCCCGGCTGCGGGGACTACGCGATCCTGGCCGCCGTCCAGGGCTTCATGCCCGAACTCGGCCTGGCCAAGGAGAACATCGTCTTCGTCTCGGGCATCGGCTGCTCGTCCCGCTTCCCGTACTACATGAACACGTACGGCATGCACTCCATCCACGGCCGCGCGCCCGCCATCGCCACGGGACTCGCCTCCTCGCGCCGTGACCTGAGCGTGTGGGTGGTGACCGGGGACGGCGACGCGCTGTCGATCGGCGGCAACCACCTCATCCACGCGCTGCGCCGCAACGTGAACCTGAAGATCCTGCTCTTCAACAACCGGATCTACGGCCTCACCAAGGGCCAGTACTCGCCCACCTCCGAGGTCGGCAAGATCACCAAGTCGACGCCGATGGGCTCCCTGGACGCGCCCTTCAACCCGGTGTCGCTGGCCATCGGCGCGGAGGCCTCCTTCGTCGCCCGGACCGTGGACTCCGACCGCAAGCACCTCACCGACGTCCTGCGGCAGGCCGCCGCCCACCCGGGCACGGCGCTGGTCGAGATCTACCAGAACTGCAACATCTTCAACGACGGCGCCTTCGAGGTGCTGAAGGACAAGCAGCAGGCCGAGGAGGCGGTCATCCGCCTCGAACACGGACAGCCGATCCGCTTCGGCACCGACGGCGCCAAGGGTGTCGTACGGGACGCGCTCACCGGTGACCTCAGGGTCGTCGCCGTCACTCCGGAGAACGAGTCCCGGATCCTGGTCCACGACGCCCACGCCACGTCGCCGACCACGGCCTTCGCGCTCTCCCGGCTCGCCGATCCGGACACCCTGCACCACACGCCGATCGGCGTCCTGCGCTCCGTGGACCGGCCGGTCTACGACACCCAGATGGCCGACCAGCTGGACGCGGCCATCGAGCAGAACGGCAAGGGGGACCTGGCCACGCTGCTCGCCGGCGGGGACACCTGGACGGTCGTCGGCTGA
- a CDS encoding winged helix-turn-helix transcriptional regulator yields MCPHRLVLEHVTSRWGVLVLIQLLDRPHRFSELRRAIGRVSEKMLTQTLQTLERDGLVHRDAKPVIPPRVDYSLTGLGREAAEQVRALAAWTEERMDDVEKARRRYDEARASAARAS; encoded by the coding sequence ATGTGCCCCCACCGCCTCGTCCTGGAGCACGTCACCAGCCGCTGGGGCGTGCTCGTCCTGATCCAGCTCCTCGACCGCCCCCACCGCTTCAGCGAGCTGCGCCGGGCGATCGGCCGGGTCAGCGAGAAGATGCTCACCCAGACCCTCCAGACGCTGGAGCGCGACGGCCTGGTCCACCGGGACGCGAAGCCCGTGATCCCGCCGCGCGTGGACTACTCGCTCACCGGACTCGGCCGCGAGGCCGCCGAGCAGGTGCGCGCGCTGGCCGCCTGGACCGAGGAGCGGATGGACGACGTCGAGAAGGCCCGCCGGAGGTACGACGAGGCCCGGGCGTCAGCCGCCCGGGCCTCCTGA
- a CDS encoding SDR family oxidoreductase: MSIVVTGATGHLGRHVVEGLLERVPADRITAVVRDPQKAADLAARGVRIAVADYNAPETFDTVFAAGDKVLLISGNEFDKGRVRQHQVVLDAARAAGVALFAYTSAPGSLTAALADDHRDTERAITGSGITYTLLRNGWYNENYTENLAPVLAHGAVTQAAGEGRIAPAARADYAAAAVAVLTGEGHENQTYELNGDTAWGFAEYAAEIAKQSGKEIAYHPVSVETFTGILTGAGLPGPLAAVIAGVDASIEKGELAATGGDLSRLTGRPTTPIAESIALALKG, encoded by the coding sequence ATGAGCATCGTCGTCACCGGAGCCACCGGACACCTCGGCCGTCACGTCGTCGAAGGACTGCTGGAGAGGGTTCCGGCCGACCGGATCACCGCCGTCGTCCGCGACCCGCAGAAGGCCGCGGACCTCGCGGCCCGCGGCGTGCGGATCGCGGTCGCGGACTACAACGCGCCCGAGACCTTCGACACCGTCTTCGCCGCCGGCGACAAGGTGCTGCTGATCTCCGGCAACGAGTTCGACAAGGGCCGCGTGCGCCAGCACCAGGTCGTCCTCGACGCCGCCCGGGCCGCCGGGGTCGCGCTCTTCGCCTACACCAGCGCCCCGGGCAGCCTGACGGCCGCCCTCGCCGACGACCACCGCGACACCGAGCGGGCCATCACCGGCTCCGGCATCACCTACACCCTGCTGCGCAACGGCTGGTACAACGAGAACTACACCGAGAACCTCGCCCCGGTCCTCGCGCACGGCGCCGTCACCCAGGCCGCCGGGGAGGGCAGGATCGCGCCCGCCGCCCGCGCCGACTACGCGGCCGCCGCCGTGGCCGTCCTGACCGGCGAGGGCCACGAGAACCAGACCTACGAGCTGAACGGCGACACCGCCTGGGGGTTCGCCGAGTACGCCGCCGAGATCGCGAAGCAGTCCGGCAAGGAGATCGCCTACCACCCCGTCTCCGTCGAGACCTTCACCGGCATCCTGACCGGCGCCGGCCTGCCCGGGCCGCTCGCCGCGGTCATCGCGGGCGTCGACGCGTCCATAGAGAAGGGCGAACTCGCCGCGACCGGCGGCGATCTCTCCCGCCTGACCGGGCGTCCGACCACCCCGATCGCCGAGTCCATCGCGCTCGCCCTGAAGGGCTGA